From Vitis vinifera cultivar Pinot Noir 40024 chromosome 14, ASM3070453v1, a single genomic window includes:
- the LOC132255069 gene encoding uncharacterized protein LOC132255069, giving the protein MVHLPIHLASEAKVAGPVQYRWMYPIERYLRTLKSYVRNKSRPEGSIAEKYIAEECTTFCSRYLHDVEMKHDHEERNYVIENNITNGGGLTIFKCMGRTIGKSTSRVLSTEEWSQAHLYVLTNCEEVTSFIEEHKQSIRVKPRIHARDVDLIHTKEFISWFEEHIIQMRHEGPIFEHILSLSRGPNEPFVLASQAKQVFYVQNSNEENWHTVVEIQTRGVYDMNQKVPTNDPEPYQQLITLHSQRDVHELVENDLINWDRNDIAGETIQTDVLLSRQENIVERDNEFIHDDDIDDV; this is encoded by the exons ATGGTGCATTTACCTATTCATCTTGCAAGTGAGGCAAAGGTAGCTGGACCAGTGCAATATCGATGGATGTATCCTATCGAGCG GTATTTACGTACATTAAAGTCTTATGTCCGTAATAAGAGTCGTCCAGAAGGTTCTATTGCAGAGAAGTACATAGCAGAAGAATGTACAACCTTTTGTTCAAGATATTTGCATGATGTTGAAATGAAGCATGACcatgaagaaagaaattatgtcattgaaaataacataacaaatgGTGGAGGGTTAACCATTTTCAAATGCATGGGACGTACAATAGGAAAGTCAACATCTCGTGTTCTTAGCACAGAAGAATGGTCCCAAGCACATTTATATGTGTTGACTAATTGTGAGGAAGTGACGTCATTTATTGA agAGCATAAGCAATCTATAAGGGTTAAGCCTCGTATTCATGCACGAGATGTAGATTTGATTCACACCAAAGAATTCATTAGTTGGTTTGAAGAACAT ATTATACAAATGCGACATGAAGGTCCAATTTTTGAACACATACTATCATTGTCTCGTGGACCAA ATGAACCATTTGTGCTTGCATCTCAAGCAAAACAAGTCTTctatgttcaaaattcaaatgaggAAAATTGGCACACCGTTGTAGAGATACAAACTCGAGGGGTTTATGATATGAATCAGAAAGTACCTACTAATGATCCAGAGCCATATCAACAGCTTATAACACTTCATAGTCAACGTGATGTGCATGAGTTGGTTGAGAATGATTTAATCAATTGGGATAGAAATGATATTGCAGGAGAAACTATCCAAACGGATGTTCTACTATCACGACAAGAAAACATTGTTGAAAGAGATAATGAATTCATTCATGATGATGATATAGATGATGTGTAG